The Bombus huntii isolate Logan2020A unplaced genomic scaffold, iyBomHunt1.1 ctg00000106.1, whole genome shotgun sequence genome has a segment encoding these proteins:
- the LOC126876924 gene encoding uncharacterized protein LOC126876924 — MAQAEPISTLRRRRGALARRLATIRRELDEYEAPGKANRIFLTSCRSSFDELWRRILEVQEELDVLDEGQDARVDSLSQEYRELDMRFLGLFEQISATTPSTTKIGETCRKPEPTTVPEVRVPQFDGALENWTYFYDTFSSIVDRNEGLTNVQKFQHLRSSITGRAAQSIQSLELTEANYSIALDTLKDKFNCPLQICMRHWNLMRNYPEIKKETPEALEDLLETISVNLKALEHLKEPVTSNIAMIELIASKLPSSSLRKWQRTLPRQKVPSYQHLIDFLKTRANGTQFLSKEKESKGSTHKHHSQRTTIPHGRTLATTSRTVVCPTCNGPHEIRHCKIFKAKSATKRFQIVKKASLCINCLGTGHSPTQCTSAQIKVLNKQAQPIRVRALLDTGSSMNFMTDKLANSLGIKQRRCAIQIGALDNLSTTAKRFTTATITSTDGKYKKTLRFLVIPAISTFIPSEPIDPSSLGLPRNIQLADPQFHCPDPIDVLLSTGSTFASLCIGQVNLAQPGEPELRLQKTRFGWVIGGSPTSQTAINTFHATTTALQEDLARFWEIGEGPATTHLSESERLCEEHFRNHVRRTKEGRYIVALPFNEKLSSLGSSKATAMKYLDLGHMTKINTDHATDHGYYLPHHGVIKESSDTTKLRVVFDGSASSTTGMSLNDALHTGPKLQEDPRNILLRFRSFQYVLTGDIEKMYRQFILRPEDRPYQKILWRADNGEIETYRLNTVTFGLSAAPYLAIRCLKQLAEDEGARFPRAAQILRRDFYVDDALTGADTKDEALSVRNDLTKLLKLAGLNIRKWASNDRDLLRGLPEEDTNQKLHLGESSTLKTLGVFWDSADDTILYSVKTNSDTSRITKRSISSVIAQIYDPLGLLAPVIVRAKMILQQVWTLKVY; from the exons atgGCCCAAGCTGAACCAATCAGCACGTTACGGCGGAGACGAGGCGCCCTAGCCCGTCGACTTGCAACCATAAGGCGCGAACTCGATGAATACGAAGCGCCTGGGAAGGCAAACAGAATCTTCCTAACATCTTGCCGCAGCTCGTTCGATGAGCTTTGGAGGAGGATACTCGAAGTTCAAGAAGAGTTAGATGTGTTAGATGAGGGGCAAGATGCGCGTGTAGATTCGTTATCGCAAGAGTATCGGGAGCTTGACATGCGGTTCCTAGGTCTCTTTGAGCAAATATCAGCAACAACCCCGTCGACTACAAAAATAGGTGAGACATGCCGGAAACCAGAGCCGACCACCGTTCCAGAGGTCCGCGTGCCCCAATTCGACGGTGCCCTCGAGAACTGGACCTATTTCTACGACACGTTCTCATCCATAGTGGACCGTAACGAAGGTTTGACGAATGTCCAAAAGTTCCAGCATCTACGCTCATCTATAACTGGACGGGCCGCACAGAGTATCCAGTCATTAGAACTCACAGAGGCCAACTATTCCATCGCGCTTGACACACTGAAGGACAAGTTCAATTGCCCCCTCCAAATCTGCATGCGCCATTGGAATTTGATGCGCAACTATCCGGAAATCAAAAAGGAAACTCCAGAAGCCCTAGAGGATTTGTTGGAAACCATCAGCGTAAATCTAAAGGCgctcgaacacctaaaagagCCCGTCACATCAAACATAGCGATGATCGAATTGATCGCGTCGAAGTTGCCCTCGTCCAGCCTGCGTAAATGGCAACGCACACTGCCCCGCCAAAAGGTGCCATCCTATCAGCATCTGATAGACTTTCTCAAAACACGGGCGAACGGGACTCAATTCCTCTCTAAAGAGAAGGAATCAAAAGGGTCAACCCACAAACACCACAGTCAGCGAACAACCATACCGCATGGGCGAACCCTTGCTACAACCAGCAGAACGGTGGTGTGTCCGACCTGCAACGGACCTCACGAGATCAGACACTGCAAAATCTTCAAGGCCAAATCAGCGACCAAACGTTTTCAGATCGTGAAGAAGGCATCGTTGTGTATAAATTGCCTAGGCACAGGACATTCGCCGACACAGTGTACATCGG CACAGATCAAGGTTTTGAACAAACAGGCACAACCAATCCGAGTCCGAGCCTTACTCGACACTGGGTCGAGCATGAACTTCATGACCGACAAGCTCGCGAATTCCCTCGGTATAAAGCAAAGGAGATGTGCGATCCAGATCGGAGCCCTCGACAATTTGAGCACCACGGCAAAACGATTCACCACGGCCACAATCACGTCGACGGACGGCAAGTATAAGAAAACATTGAGATTTCTTGTTATCCCGGCCATATCGACCTTCATACCAAGCGAGCCCATCGACCCCTCGAGTCTGGGATTACCCAGAAATATTCAACTAGCCGATCCACAATTCCATTGCCCAGACCCGATCGATGTCTTACTTAGTACCGGATCAACATTTGCGTCGCTGTGCATCGGGCAGGTCAATCTGGCGCAACCAGGCGAACCTGAACTACGTCTACAAAAAACACGATTCGGCTGGGTAATCGGGGGGAGTCCCACGTCCCAAACCGCGATAAATACGTTCCACGCAACCACAACGGCTCTGCAAGAGGACCTCGCACGGTTTTGGGAGATCGGCGAGGGACCGGCCACTACTCATCTTTCGGAATCTGAACGATTATGTGAAGAACATTTCCGAAACCATGTCCGACGAACCAAGGAAGGCAGATACATCGTTGCATTACCATTCAACGAAAAGCTTTCCTCACTAGGGTCATCGAAGGCCACTGCAATGA aatatttagacTTGGGTCACATGACGAAGATCAAcacggatcacgccaccgacCACGGATATTATTTACCACATCACGGCGTGATCAAGGAATCGAGCGACACCACCAAGCTACGGGTTGTGTTCGACGGCTCAGCTTCAAGTACCACGGGAATGTCTCTAAACGACGCCCTTCATACGGGTCCGAAATTACAAGAAGACCCGAGAAACATCCTATTGAGATTCCGGTCATTTCAATATGTCCTTaccggcgacatcgagaaaatgtaccGTCAATTCATCCTACGTCCAGAAGATCGTCCTTATCAAAAGATTCTGTGGCGTGCCGACAACGGAGAGATCGAAACTTACCGACTCAACACCGTAACGTTCGGTCTATCCGCAGCCCCGTATCTGGCCATCCGATGTCTCAAACAGTTGGCAGAAGACGAGGGAGCTCGATTTCCGAGAGCAGCGCAGATCCTACGGCGAGACTTCTATGTCGACGATGCGTTGACCGGAGCCGATACGAAGGACGAAGCCCTATCAGTCAGGAATGATCTCACGAAATTACTTAAGCTAGCCGGTCTAAATATCCGCAAATGGGCATCAAACGATCGGGATCTGCTGCGAGGGCTACCTGAGGAAGACACCAACCAGAAATTACATCTCGGTGAGTCATCCACGTTAAAAACACTCGGCGTCTTTTGGGATTCAGCCGACGATACCATACTATATTCGGTCAAGACGAACAGTGACACTTCCCGAATCACAAAGCGATCAATCAGCTCAGTCATCGCACAAATCTATGATCCACTAGGATTGCTCGCGCCGGTAATCGTTCGAgcaaaaatgattttgcaaCAAGTCTGGACATTGAaggtttattaa